From Pseudomonas sp. G2-4:
AACGGGTCGGGTTGACGGCGCAGAGGCCCGGCTTGAGTTTTTGCTGGTAGAGCGCTTCCGAGGCATCGGTAATCATCACGTCGGCTTTCTTGTCCAGCAGTTCCTGGAAGATGGTCACATTGTCGTGGAAGTTGAGCTGGCCCTTGGGCAGGAACGCCCGGACGAAGGCTTCGTTGGTGCCGCCGGCCGGCTCCACCAGGCGCACCGACGGTTGGTTGATCTGTTCGATGGTCTGATAGCGCGACTGGTCTTCGCAACGTACCAGCGGGATCTTGCCATCCACGTCCAGGGTCGTGCTGAAGTAGGCTTTCTTCTGACGTTCCAGGGTCACTGAAATCCCGCCCATGCCGATGTCGCACTTACCGGCCAGCATGTCCGGCATCAGGGTTTTCCAGGTGGTCTGCACCCATTGCACCTTGACGCCCAGGCTGGCGGCCAGCGAGCGGGCCATGTCGATGTCAATCCCTTCGTATTCGCCTGTTTCAGCCTTGTAGGTGTAGGGCTTGTAGTCGCCCGTGGTGCACACCTGCAGTTCGCCTCGTTGAAGGACTTGATCCAGGTGCGAGGGCATAGCCTCCGCCAGGGCATTGCCGCAGAGCGCCAGCAGGCCGCAGATCGTCATCGTGATTGTTATGTTTTTCATAGGAATGGACGGCTCGCAAGGAGGGACAAGGCCGTCGAGTGTAGTAAAAGTGCCGGCAGGCTGTCACTGGAGCGTCGCGATGATCCATACGGCGTTCAATCATGACTGGCGCTAGACTGAAGGCTCTCTCTAAAGAATGATGGGTGTCCTGATGAGTCTTTCTCCCTTTCACCTGGCTATTCCCGTTTATGACCTTGCGGCTGCCCGTACTTTTTATGGGGACGTGTTCGGGCTCCCGGAGGGTCGTTCCAGTGCGCAATGGGTCGATTTCAATTTCTTCGGTCATCAGTTGGTGATCCATGAGCAGCCGAAGACCGCGTCCCAGGAAAGCGTCCACAGCAACCCGGTGGACGGGCACGACGTGCCTGTACCGCACTTTGGCGTGGTGCTTGGCTGGCAGGAGTGGGAGGCGTTGGCCGAACGCTTGAAGTCCTTTGGCACTGAATTTGTGATCGAGCCCTATATCCGCTTCCAGGGCCAGGTGGGCGAGCAGGCGACGATGTTTTTGTTCGACCCCTGCGGCAATGCGCTGGAGTTCAAGGCGTTCAAGGATATGAGTCAGTTGTTCGCAAAGTAAGGCGATGCTGATCTTTGTGGCGAGGGGATTTAGCGCGAAATAATCCCGTGGTCGATCGCGTATTTCACCAGCGCCGCAGGTTTGTCGATGTTGAGCTTGCGGCGAATGCTCAGGCGGTGGGTTTCGACGGTCCGCACGCTGATGTCCAGTTCGCGGGCCATTTCCTTGTTGTTCAGGCCCTGGACCATTTTGTACAGCACCTGGCTCTCCCGTGGCGTCAGTTCGTTATCGCTGCTCTGGTCAGTGGCGAGCCGTTGGGCGATCTCGGCGCTGTAGAAGGTGCCGCCGCTGATAATGGCTTCGATGGCCGCGATGATTTCCCGCGAAGGGGCGTTCTTGAGCACATAGCCGCTGGCGCCGCATCGCACGGACTCGCTCACGTATTCATAATTGTCATACATGCTCAGGATCAGGATCTTGAGGCTGGGGTATTGCTTGCCCAACTGGCGGGTCAGTTCAAGTCCGTTCATGTCCTTGAGGCTGATGTCCATCAGCAGCAGGTCAGGTTGGCAGTGACCGACCATCTCGATCGCTTGGGCGCCGTTCTCGGCTTCGCCCACCACGTCCAATTGAGGCATCACCGACAGCAGGGCCCTGATGCCGTCGCGGACCAGGGAGTGATCGTCGACCAGCGCAATGCGGATTGCAGGGGACAGGCTCATTGGCAGGTGCTCTGGGTAGGGTGGGCGCACATCAGCTTTCTGTCGCCGACAGGGTCATGGGCAGCAGGATGTCCAGTTCGCTTCGGCCCGGCACCGACGTCAGCTCCAAGCGTCCGCCGAAATGCTCGACCCGTTCACGGATATTACGCAAGCCGATGCCAGCATGGCCGCGCTCGACCTGTGGGACGTTGAACCCCATCCCGTCATCCACCACCGTCAGGCGCAAGGACTGGCCGGAGCCGAACAAGGTGATGCCGACGCTTTTCGCGCCGGCGTGGCGTTCGATATTGGTCAGGGCTTCCTGGGCAATGCGGAACAGTGAAACCGGCGCGCCGTTTTCCAGCCGACAATCGAACTCATTACTTCTGTAGGACACATCGAGCCCGCTGCGTTGCTGGAACTCAGCCGCGAGCTGGCCGATGGCGGCAGGCAGGCCCAGCGTGTCGAGCAGGGAAGAACGCAAATCGTGGGAAATGCTGCGGATTTCGCCGATGGCCTCTCCCAGCCGATCAGTCGCATTCTTCAAAATGCCCAGGCCATTTTCCTGGCCGTTTTCCAACACGTGACTAGCCAGTTCGAATTGGAATTTGATCGACACCAGCAACTGGCTGATGCCGTCGTGAAGTTCGCGTGAGACCCGCGAGCGCTCTTCCTCCTGCAAACTGACAATGCGCTGGTTCAACCGCTGCAGTTTCTTGTCGGCCAGGCGATGTTCGCTGACGTTGAGGGTCATGCCGCCGGCAAACACCAGCAGCACCGCGACCAATGCGATGGCGGCGATGGCCTGCATGGTGGTGTGGATGCCCTGGGCCACCTCGTCGCGGGCCTGCTGGGTGGCGCGCTCGACATCTTCCAGGTAGATCCCGGTGCCCAGCATCCAGCCCCAGCGATCCAGCATCACGACGTAGGCCAGCTTGTCGGTGACCTGGCCGGAGGAGGGCTTGTTCCAGGCATAACGCTGGAAACCTTCACCCGACTCGGCGCTTTTGAGCAGTGCCTGGATGACGGGCAAACCGTGGGGATCCTTCATGTCCCAGAGGTATTGCCCGACCAGTTCCGACTGACGAGCGTGCATCAGGCTGCGGCCCTGGCGGTCGTAGACGAAAAAGTAGCCGTTGATGCCGAAGCTGAGTTTGCGCAATTCCTCCAGGACCTGCTGCTGCGCACGTTCGTCGCCCAAGCCGTTGTTGTACAGCGGGGCGATCAGGCTCTGCGCCATCTCGACGTAGTTTTTCAACTCGGCGCGCTTGCTCGCCAGGATGCTGTCTTCGATCAATTGTGCCTGTTGATCGCCCAACTGGCGGTTCAGGGAGATCACCAATGCGCAGATGACAGCAATCGCCAGGACCAAAGGCAAAATACCGAGCGCGACGATTTTGTGTTTGAGCAGCATCTGTACTCCTGTCCGGGCACGACGGGGGGGAGGTGGATGGCGGCATCATATGCCAAACCCATGGATGAGACATCCAAACCTGTGGGAGCGCGCTTGCTCGCGATGGCGCAGGATCAGCCAGCCTGGATGTCGCCTGACACAATGCCATCGCGAGCAAGCTCGCTCCCACAAGGGAATCGGGTTCTACGTAGTACTACGGATTTATTTATTGACGGCATACAGGGATATTGGGCCCGCTCCGAATAGCCGGGGCACACTATAAAAACAATCGCCGCAATCCATTGGATATCGGCAGGAGACACGCAATGACAACCCGTCTGGTTAAACACCTCGCCTGGTTTGCCGTGGCTGTTCTGGGAGCCTGTGCGTTGAGTGTCGTGGCCTTGCGCCGCGGCGAACCCATCAACGCCCTCTGGATCGTCGTCGCAGCCGTGGCCATCTACCTGGTCGCCTACCGCTACTACAGCCTCTTCATCGCCAACAACGTGATGCAACTCGATGCGCGCCGGGCCACCCCCGCCGTGCTCAACAACGATGGCCTGGACTACGTCCCGACCAACAAACACATCCTTTTCGGCCACCACTTCGCGGCCATTGCCGGCGCGGGGCCGCTGGTCGGGCCGGTGCTGGCGGCGCAGATGGGCTACCTGCCCGGCACGCTCTGGCTGATTGCCGGCGTGGTGCTGGCCGGTGCGGTGCAGGACTTCATGGTCCTGTTCCTGTCCACCCGCCGCAACGGGCGCTCCCTGGGCGACATGGTCCGCGAAGAAATGGGCCGCGTCCCCGGCACCATCGCGCTGTTCGGCTGCTTCCTGATCATGATCATCATCCTCGCGGTGCTGGCACTGATCGTGGTCAAGGCCCTGGCCGAGAGCCCATGGGGGATCTTCACGGTGATGGCGACCATCCCGATCGCGATGTTCATGGGCATCTACATGCGCTACATCCGCCCGGGCCGCATCGGTGAAATCTCGCTCATCGGCGTGCTGTTGCTGCTGGGCTCGATCTGGCTCGGCGGGCAAGTGGCCGCAGACCCGGTCTGGGCCCAGGCCTTCACCTTCACCGGCGTGCAAATCACCTGGATGCTGATCGGCTATGGCTTTGTCGCCGCGGTGTTGCCGATCTGGCTGATCCTGGCGCCACGGGACTACCTGTCCACCTTCTTGAAGATCGGCACCATCGTCGCCCTGGCGATCGGCATCCTGGTCACCATGCCCGAGCTGAAAATGCCGGCACTGACCCAGTTCACCGACGGCACCGGGCCGGTGTGGAAGGGCGGGTTGTTCCCGTTCCTGTTCATCACCATCGCCTGCGGCGCGGTCTCGGGTTTCCATGCGCTGATCTCTTCGGGCACCACGCCGAAGATGCTGGATAACGAAGTCAACGCCCGCTACATCGGTTACGGCGGCATGCTGATGGAGTCCTTCGTGGCGATCATGGCCATGGTCGCCGCTTCGGTGATCGAGCCCGGCGTGTACTTTGCCATGAACAGCCCGGCGGCCATCGTCGGCGGTGACGTGGTGGCCGTGGCGCAAACCGTCAGCAGCTGGGGTTTTGCAATCACCCCCGAGGCGCTGCAGGCGGTGGCCAAGGACATCGGCGAAACCACCGTCCTGGCCCGTGCCGGCGGTGCGCCGACCCTGGCGGTCGGTATCGCGCAGATCCTGCACTCGGTGCTGCCGGGTGAGAACACCATGGCGTTCTGGTACCACTTCGCGATTCTGTTCGAGGCGCTGTTCATCCTCACCGCGGTGGACGCCGGCACCCGTGCCGGGCGGTTCATGCTGCAGGACCTGCTGGGCTCGTTCGTGCCGGCGCTCAAGCGTACCGAATCCTGGGCCGCCAACCTGATCGCCACTGCCGGTTGCGTGGCAATGTGGGGCTACCTGCTGTACCAGGGCGTGATTGATCCGCTGGGTGGGATCAACACCTTGTGGCCGCTGTTCGGCATCTCCAACCAGATGCTGGCCGGTATTGCCCTGATGCTCGCCACCGTGGTGCTGATCAAGATGAAGCGCCAGCGCTACGTCTGGGTGACCATGCTGCCGGCGGCCTGGCTGTTGATCTGCACCACCACGGCGGGGCTGATCAAGCTGTTCGACGCCAACCCGGCGATCGGCTTCCTGGCCCTGGCGCGCAAATACAACGATGCCCTGGCCGCCGGCCAGATCCTGGCCCCGGCCAAGAGCATCGAGCAGATGCAGCACGTGGTGTACAACGCCTACACCAATGCCACGCTGACGGTGTTGTTCCTGTTGGTGGTGTTCAGCATCCTGTTCTACGCGCTCAAGGTCGGCATCGCCGCCTGGGGCACGAAAGAACGTACGGACAAGGAAGCACCCTTCCAGGCCGTGCCGGACGCTTGATAGAGGATTGCAACGATGTTCAATGACCTGAGTCGCCTCGGTAAATACCTCGGTCAGGCCGCGCGCCTGATGGTCGGCATGCCCGACTACGACAACTACGTCGAGCACATGCAAACCAAACACCCGGACAAACCGCTGATGGACTACGAGGCGTTCTTCCGCGAACGCCAAGAGGCCCGTTACGGTGGCAAGGGTGGGCCCAAGTGCTGCTGATGCACCGCTTGGGTTGAGGTAATCCCCTGTGGGAGCGAGCAAGCTCGCTCCCACAGTTGTTTTGGGGGGGTTCAACATTTGCATACACCACAGATTCCCTGTGGGAGCGAGCTTGCTCGCGATGGCGGTGTGTCAGTGAGTGATGATGTTGACTGACCCAACGCATTCGCGAGCAGGCTCGCTCCCACAGTTGTTTTGGGGTGGTTTCAAGATTTGCATACACCACAGATCCCCTTGTGGGAGCGAGCCTGCTCGCGATGGCGTCGGGTCAGCAGCATCGATGTCGACTGACCCACCGCGATCACCCAGGATTTAGCGGGGTTCGCGACTGAGCCGCAGCTCGGCACACAGCCCGCCGCCGTCGCGGTTGCTCAAGGTCAATGAGCCGCCCATGGCATTCGCCAGTTGCTGGGCGATGGCCAAGCCCAATCCTGTACCGCCGGTTTCCCGGTTGCGCGAGCTTTCTACCCGGTAGAACGGCTTGAGTACTTCGGCCAGCTCCTGCTCATTGATGCCAGGGCCACGATCTAATACCTGGATCGCCAATTGACCGTTTTCGCTCTCTTGCACCTCGATCCGAGCCGCGCCGCCAAACTTCAACGCATTGTCCACCAGGTTAACCAGCACCCGGCGCAGGGCGTGGGGGCGGGTGTCGATGACGGCGGCGTTCTTTCCGGACAACTGCACATCCTGTCCGGTGTCCTGATAGTCGAACACCAGGCTGTCGAGGAACGCATCCAGGTTGATGCGGCAGCTGGCCTCAGTGGCGCCATGGATGCTGCGGGCATAGGCCACGCCTTCGCGTACCAGGTGTTCCATTTCGCTCAAGTCGCTCCACAGCTTGTCCTTTTCCAAGCCGTCGTCCATGAATTCGGCACGCAGCTTCATGCGTGTGATGGGCGTCTGCAAGTCATGGGAAATCGCCGCCAGCAGTTGCATGCGCTCCTTGAGGTAGGCGGCGATGCGGTCCTGCATGGCATTGAAGGCCTTGGCGGCGTGGACCACTTCGGTCGGACCCTTTTCATCCAGGCGCGCGCTGTGGGTGTTCGGGTCGAGGGTCTCCACCGCCTCGGCCAAGCGCGTGAGCGGGCCGACGGCAATGCGCACGGCCAGCCATGTGCAGCCGATCAACAACGCCAATTGCCCCAGCAAGACCACCGGCAGCCAAGGGGAGAGGGGCATCATCGCCGGGCGTACATCGATGGTCAGCGGGCTGCCGTCGCCCAGGCGCAGGTGAGCCTGGTAATGCATTTTCGGCCCGGGAATCTGGCTGAAGGTCAGGGCGTAGGCTTGGCCGATAGCCTCCTGGATGGAGCTCACCGACACCGGCGCATCGGCAAGGTCCATCGGCTGGCCGGGCTGGCCTTCATTGAGCAGGTAGCCGTAGTTGCGCCGGATGAGCTTGGGCAGCCAGGCCGGACGTTCGGCGGCAGGTAGGCGGTCGAGAATGGCAACGGAAGTCGAGACATCGGTTTCCAGGTTACCGAGCATGGTGGATCTGGCCGTCTGGTAGCGCTCGTAATACTGGGCACCAAACGACAGTCCTTGGGCCAGGATCAGCCCGATCAGGAAGATCAGCGACAGCCGCGAAGCGAGTGTGCGCGGCCAACGCAACGGCAGACTCATACCGAAGCCTCAAGGATCTCCACCGGCAGCGAAAACACATAGCCTTCGCTGCGCACGGTCTTGATGTAGGCCGGCTCCCGGGCATCGTCCAACAGGCGTTGACGCAGGCGGCTGACCAGCAGGTCTATGGAACGATCGAACAAATCGGCGTCCCGGCCCTGGGTCAGGTTGAGCAACTGGTCGCGGTTGAGTACCCGTTGTGGGTGGTCGAGGAACACCCGCAGCAGCCGGTACTCGGCGCCACTCAGGGCGACCATGGTGCCATCGGAATCCAGCAAATGGCGGGCGGTGGTGTCCAGGCGCCAGCGTCCGAACGCCAGCAGGCGACCGCTTTCAGTGACCACCAGGTTGGGCGGCAGCATGCGGGTACGGCGTAGCACGGCGTTGATCCGCGCCAGCAGCTCGCGGGCGGCGAAGGGCTTGACCAGGTAATCGTCGGCGCCCATCTCCAGGCCGATGATGCGGTCTGTTTCGTCGTTGCGGGCGGTCAGCATCAGCACCGGTGTGGCCTTGTGCTTGCCGGCGCGCAATTCCCGACACAGCACCAAGCCATCATCGCCGGGCATCATGATGTCCAGCACGATCAGGTCCACCGGGGTGGTTTCCAGGAACGCGCGCATCTGCCGGCCATCGGCGACGACGGTGGTGCGCAGGCCGTTCTTTTTCAGGTAGTTGCCAACCAGCTCTCTGATCTCGCGATCGTCATCCACTATCAACACGTGATCGACATGATCCATGGTGTCCAGCCCCTTTGGCGTTTCGTTGTGATCAGTCTACAGGCGCCGGTCGGCCCGGCCTGCGACGGTTTGTATTGCAGTGTATCTGGCGCGCGGCGGATACACAGGGATGCAAAAAGCCACCTGTCTGGATACAGGCGCGATACCTCAACGGCATTCAATGGCTTCCATCGAGGCAACACAACAGGCCTCGGCAGAAAACACACTCATTGAATGAATCGAGGACACCGCCATGAATACCAAAGCCATCTACGCCGCTTGCCTCTTCGCCGCGCTGAACATCTGCACCCTGTCGGCCAGGGCCGAAAGCAACGTCCAGGCGCAAACCTATACCTACGGGACCCACCTTGATATTCAGAAAGTGCTTTCCCTCACCGAAGACGCCAATCCGGCCTGTGGCGTGGTGAACGCCGAGATGATCTATCTGGACTCGGCGGGCCACAAGCAGGCGCTGGACTACCGCAAGCTTGCCGACAATTGCAATAACGGTAACTGATATCAAAACGGTAGGTGTGCTTGCGGCCTCTGTGGCGAGGGAGCTTGCTCCCGCTGGGTTGCGCAGCGACCCCAAAGCCAGACGCCCCGGTATGCCTGATTGACCGAGTCGATTGTTGTTGGGGCTGCTGCGCAGCCTAGCGGGAGCAAGCTCCCTTGCCACGGGCGCATGCCTGCATTTCTTTGACATACCACCCCCTCTTAAGGTGATGCCATGCTTCTGATCGCTTTCCTCGGCGGGATCCTGACGATCCTCAGCCCCTGTATTCTCCCCGTAGTGCCGTTTCTGTTCGCCCGTGCCAATCGTTCGAGGAGCTCGGTGCTGCTGACACTTGCCGGCATGGTGTTGACGTTTGCCCTGGTGTCGAGCCTGGCGGTGGTCAGCAGCGAGTGGGTACTGCGCGCCAGCAACGTCGGCCGGCAAGTCGCCCTGGTGGTGATGGTGCTGTTCGCCTTGTCGCTGATCTTCAGCCGGGTCGGTATATGGCTGTCGCGGCCGCTGGTCAGCCTGGGCAATCGGATTGACGCCGGCGCCGGGCGGATGGCCGGGCCGGTAGCGTCGGTGTTGATCGGGGTCGCTACCGGACTGCTTTGGGCACCCTGTGCCGGGCCGATACTCGGGGTAATCCTGACCGGTGCCATGCTGCAAGGCGCCAGCGCCGAAACCAGCCTGTTGCTGCTTGCCTATGGCCTGGGCAGTGCCTTGTCGCTGGGCGTGCTGATCCTCGCCGGACGCGGATTGGTCGGTCGCTTGAAACTCTCGCTGCCGCTGATGACCTGGTTGCGCCGTGGCAGCGGTGCCGTTGTACTGCTGGCTGCCGTGGCGATCGGTACTGGCTTGGATAATCGGCTGTTGGCCAGCACCTCTTCCCAAGGATCGGCAACCCTGGAACAAAGCCTGCTGGAAAAGGTACCCAAGGCGATCGACTACGTGATCAGCAAAGCCAACGCTACATCCATGCCGACCCTCGGCTCCCAGGGCGCCATGCCCTCGCTGGACGGCGCGGTGCAATGGCTGAACTCGCGCCCGCTAAGCAGCGAATCACTGCGGGGCAAGGTGGTGCTGGTGGATTTCTGGACCTATGACTGCATCAACTGCCAGCGCACGCTGCCTTATGTGAACGGCTGGGCAAAAAAGTATGAGAAGGACGGGCTGGTGGTGATTGGTGTCCACACGCCGGAATACGGCTACGAGAAGATCATCGACAACGTGCGCGAGCAGGTGCGCAAGCTGGACATCCAATACCCGGTGGCCATCGACAACCAATATGCGATCTGGCGCGCCTTCAACAACCAGTACTGGCCGGCCCATTACTTCATCGATGCCAAGGGCCAGGTGCGCTATAGCCACTTTGGCGAAGGGCGGTATGGCGAGCAGGAGCAGGTGATTCAGCAGTTGTTGCAGGAAGCCAAGGCAGGCCAGTGATTGTGGCGAGGGAGCTTGCTCCCGCTGGGCTGCGAAGCGGCCCCAATAACTACCTGGCAACTCGGCGTGTCAGGCAAATGCAGAGGGCCGCTTCGCGACCCAGCGGGATCTCCCTCGCCACAAAAGCCTTTACCCTCTCCACATGTCGGTGCAGCCGTGCTGGCCCCTTGCTCATTTGAATGTCGTCAAACTTCTTTTATTTCAGAAAGTTGAGCGACAAACCTATGCGAATTTCTATGTGGGTCGTAGCGACGTTTCTCCTGGCCGCCGTCTCGCTTGAGGTCCAGGCCAAAGCGCTGACGAAAAACCAGCAGTCAGTGTGCCGCTGGGGTTCGGACATCGCAGCAGGAGCACAGGCAGCGAAGCTCTCCGGGATTACCCTATACGGCGCCCGCAAGCGACTGCAGGTGCGCAAATTCCCAAGGCCCTGGATGCGCATGACTGCCATGGGCATCACCGAACAAACCTACAACAGCGCCTCGCGCCTCAAGCCCGCTGCGGTGAAGCAGACCTACTACGAGCAATGTGTGCGTCACGAGCTGGCACGCAGATAAGCACTCAACGTTACGCCGGGCGCCTGCCAGGCATCTCGATGCCATGCTGGTGCACCCTTCGATACAGGGTCGCCCGGGAAATACCCAGGGCCCGGGCGGCGGCGGTGGGCTTCCAGCGATGGCGCACCAGGGCGTCGAGCAGTGCCTGGCGTTCCGGGCTGGCGCTGGGCTCGGGCGTGGGGCTCGCCACTTCTGTGCTGTGCAATGACTCGGGCAGATGACTGAGCTGGATCACGCTCGCCTCACACACCGCACAGGCGTAGCGCAGTACATGGCGCAATTGACGGACATTGCCAGGCCAGTGATAGCCGAGCAGGCATTCCAGGGCAGCACTGCTCAATTGCACCGCGTCCCCGCACAGCGCCGACTCCTCGGCGAGAATACGGTTGATCAGCGCCAGCCGATCAGTGCGTTCACGCAGCGGGGGCAGTTGGAAGCGGGCGCCGCCCAAGCGGAAGTACAAATCCTCGCGAAACTCGCCGGCGGCCACCAGCGTCTCCAGGTCGCGGTGGGTGGCGCAGATCACCTGGATGTCCACGGCCTTGCGGCGCGATGCACCCAAGGGCGCCACTTCGCCTTCGGCTAACACCCGCAGCAAGCGGGTCTGCAAGGCCAACGGCATGTCACCGATCTCATCCAAAAACAATGTCCCGCCATCGGCCTGTTGCAACAGGCCCTGCATGCCCTTGGCCGAGGCGCCGGTGAAGGCCCCGGCGACGTAGCCGAACAGCTCGCTCTCGATCAGGCTTTCGGGAATTGCCGCGCAGTTCAATGCCACAAAAGGCCGATCACGACGCTGGCTGGCCTGATGCAGTTGACGGGCGAACACTTCCTTGCCGGAACCGGTTTCGCCCTGGATCAGCACCGGCAGGTTGCGGTCCTTGACCCGCACCGCCAGGCGCAGGCTGTCGGCCAGGCGCGGATCGATTTCCGACGGGCTCATGGCAACCCGGGGCCGTGGATGGGGCCGATGGCGAGGCGCGCTCAAGCGGCCATGCATGGCGTGATCGAGCGGGTAGAGGCTTTCGTCACGGGCGCGGTGCAGCTGTTGTTGATCGAAGACCTGGCTGATGTGTTGCGGTATCTGCCCGTAATGCTGCAACAGGTATTGGCGGGCGGCGGGGTTCAGGGCCTGCAGGCAGCCGTCGTCGTCCCAGGCGAACAGGAAGTCGGGCTGGCTGTCGACGTAGCCGGCGTTGCGGTGAGCCCGCAGGACCCAATAGCCCTGGGCGCTGCTCATGAAAAACGCCTGTTCGATTTCCCGGGCGCTCTGTACCACCATTTGCCGGATCAAGTGCTGTGAACGCCGATCATCCGGTGAGCGCACCGCCGACACATCCAATACCCCGAGCAATTCACCTTGCGGGTCGAAGACCGGCGCGGCGGAGCAGGTCAGGCCAATGAATGCCGCGCGGAAATGGTCACGCTTGTGCACCGTCACCGGGGTCTTGGCCGTGAGCACCGCCGCCACGCCGCACGTGCCTTCTTCGCCCTCCGACCAACAAGTGCCCAGGTACAGCCCGGCCTTGCGGCAGTCATTGCGGATCGCGGTTTCCACCCGGTAGTCGATGGTCTGGCCCTGGGCGTCGGTCAGCAGCACACAGTAGTCGGCGTCGCGTACCCGTCCATGCAGGCGGGCCACTTCTTCACTGGCGATATTGAGGAACAGCTCGGAGCGCTCACGGCATTGCTTGAGCACGCCCTCGGAGAGGATGCGCGGGCCCTGCAGCGAGCCGGGGTCCAAGTGATGTTGCTCCATGGAGCGACGCCAGGAGTCGAGGATCAAGTCCGGGACGGGCAGTTGTGGCAATCGGTCCGCGTTTTTTACTACGCGGCTGACGCAATCCACATGCGCCCGGGAGTGTGCGGAAAGCATAGGGCCTCCGGTTCAACTTCTTATCGTTGTGCGCGCATTAAGCGCCGTTTGCCGGACGCAGACAAGTTTAGCGGGGCGCAGGGCCGGCGTGAGACGCCACGTCTCACTGTCTCGCCACGCTCTCGTGCAGGCTGACATGGCGCGTCTCACAGAGGCCGAGCTCACGCTGTTGAACAGCGTGCTTCGAGCGCTCTGGCTCGGGTATCTCGCGGCTTCTTCACGCAACTGGCACCGGCCTTGCTCTATCCCCTGAAACCGCCTGGCGGTTCATCCAATAATAAAAATGAGGTGTCTATGTTTTCCCGCCGAGGGTTTTCCTGCCCAGGGTCTTGCCGCCCAGGTTATTTGCCTGTTTCGTCCACGGTGGCGCCATGAGCCGCCGACCACTGACCGTGGGCATCATCGCCAACCCGGCATCGGGCCGTGACGTGCGTCGCCTGACCGCCAATGCCGGGTTGTTTTCCAGCACCGACAAGGTCTCGGTAATCCAGCGCCTGCTGGCCGCTTTCGGCGCCACGGGTATCGAACAGGTGCTGATGCCCACCGACATGATCGGCATGGCCGCCGCGGTGCTGAAGAACAGCCACAGCCGCCAGGCCCGCAGCAGCCATTGGCCGGCCCTGGAGTTTCTTGACCTGACCCTGCGCCAAACCGTCGAAGACACCCGCCGGGCGGCGCGGCTGATGGCCGAACGCGAGGTGGCGCTGATTGCCGTGCTGGGCGGCGACGGCACGCACAAGGCCGTGGCCGCTGAAGTGGGCGACATCCCATTGCTGACCCTGTCCACCGGCACCAACAACGCCTTTCCTGAATTGCGCGAGGCCACCAGTGCCGGGCTGGCCGGCGGGTTGTACGCCAGCGGCCGGATACCGACGCAGATCGGCCTGCGTCGCAACAAGCGCTTGTTGGTCTGCGATGCTGCGCGTGGCCTGCGGGAGGTCGCCCTGGTGGATGTCGCCGTGTCGCCGCTGCGCTTTGTCGGCGCCCGGGCTATCAGTCGGGCGGCGGACCTGGCCGAAGTCTTCGT
This genomic window contains:
- a CDS encoding ATP-binding protein, which codes for MSLPLRWPRTLASRLSLIFLIGLILAQGLSFGAQYYERYQTARSTMLGNLETDVSTSVAILDRLPAAERPAWLPKLIRRNYGYLLNEGQPGQPMDLADAPVSVSSIQEAIGQAYALTFSQIPGPKMHYQAHLRLGDGSPLTIDVRPAMMPLSPWLPVVLLGQLALLIGCTWLAVRIAVGPLTRLAEAVETLDPNTHSARLDEKGPTEVVHAAKAFNAMQDRIAAYLKERMQLLAAISHDLQTPITRMKLRAEFMDDGLEKDKLWSDLSEMEHLVREGVAYARSIHGATEASCRINLDAFLDSLVFDYQDTGQDVQLSGKNAAVIDTRPHALRRVLVNLVDNALKFGGAARIEVQESENGQLAIQVLDRGPGINEQELAEVLKPFYRVESSRNRETGGTGLGLAIAQQLANAMGGSLTLSNRDGGGLCAELRLSREPR
- a CDS encoding response regulator; the protein is MDHVDHVLIVDDDREIRELVGNYLKKNGLRTTVVADGRQMRAFLETTPVDLIVLDIMMPGDDGLVLCRELRAGKHKATPVLMLTARNDETDRIIGLEMGADDYLVKPFAARELLARINAVLRRTRMLPPNLVVTESGRLLAFGRWRLDTTARHLLDSDGTMVALSGAEYRLLRVFLDHPQRVLNRDQLLNLTQGRDADLFDRSIDLLVSRLRQRLLDDAREPAYIKTVRSEGYVFSLPVEILEASV
- a CDS encoding DUF2790 domain-containing protein, translating into MNTKAIYAACLFAALNICTLSARAESNVQAQTYTYGTHLDIQKVLSLTEDANPACGVVNAEMIYLDSAGHKQALDYRKLADNCNNGN
- a CDS encoding cytochrome c biogenesis protein DipZ — encoded protein: MLLIAFLGGILTILSPCILPVVPFLFARANRSRSSVLLTLAGMVLTFALVSSLAVVSSEWVLRASNVGRQVALVVMVLFALSLIFSRVGIWLSRPLVSLGNRIDAGAGRMAGPVASVLIGVATGLLWAPCAGPILGVILTGAMLQGASAETSLLLLAYGLGSALSLGVLILAGRGLVGRLKLSLPLMTWLRRGSGAVVLLAAVAIGTGLDNRLLASTSSQGSATLEQSLLEKVPKAIDYVISKANATSMPTLGSQGAMPSLDGAVQWLNSRPLSSESLRGKVVLVDFWTYDCINCQRTLPYVNGWAKKYEKDGLVVIGVHTPEYGYEKIIDNVREQVRKLDIQYPVAIDNQYAIWRAFNNQYWPAHYFIDAKGQVRYSHFGEGRYGEQEQVIQQLLQEAKAGQ
- a CDS encoding sigma-54-dependent Fis family transcriptional regulator, giving the protein MLSAHSRAHVDCVSRVVKNADRLPQLPVPDLILDSWRRSMEQHHLDPGSLQGPRILSEGVLKQCRERSELFLNIASEEVARLHGRVRDADYCVLLTDAQGQTIDYRVETAIRNDCRKAGLYLGTCWSEGEEGTCGVAAVLTAKTPVTVHKRDHFRAAFIGLTCSAAPVFDPQGELLGVLDVSAVRSPDDRRSQHLIRQMVVQSAREIEQAFFMSSAQGYWVLRAHRNAGYVDSQPDFLFAWDDDGCLQALNPAARQYLLQHYGQIPQHISQVFDQQQLHRARDESLYPLDHAMHGRLSAPRHRPHPRPRVAMSPSEIDPRLADSLRLAVRVKDRNLPVLIQGETGSGKEVFARQLHQASQRRDRPFVALNCAAIPESLIESELFGYVAGAFTGASAKGMQGLLQQADGGTLFLDEIGDMPLALQTRLLRVLAEGEVAPLGASRRKAVDIQVICATHRDLETLVAAGEFREDLYFRLGGARFQLPPLRERTDRLALINRILAEESALCGDAVQLSSAALECLLGYHWPGNVRQLRHVLRYACAVCEASVIQLSHLPESLHSTEVASPTPEPSASPERQALLDALVRHRWKPTAAARALGISRATLYRRVHQHGIEMPGRRPA
- a CDS encoding NAD(+)/NADH kinase, which codes for MSRRPLTVGIIANPASGRDVRRLTANAGLFSSTDKVSVIQRLLAAFGATGIEQVLMPTDMIGMAAAVLKNSHSRQARSSHWPALEFLDLTLRQTVEDTRRAARLMAEREVALIAVLGGDGTHKAVAAEVGDIPLLTLSTGTNNAFPELREATSAGLAGGLYASGRIPTQIGLRRNKRLLVCDAARGLREVALVDVAVSPLRFVGARAISRAADLAEVFVTFAEPQSIGLSALCGLWFPVSRQAPGGAWMRLDPQSPEALLVPLAPGLLQGCGVLAAGPLEPGIAHGLSLSSGTLALDGEREIEFNPHDRPTVTLDANGPLSIDVSAVLAYAAQHRLLTIGREHPQHPLNLQDSLQDTLGE